From Pseudomonas poae, the proteins below share one genomic window:
- a CDS encoding SDR family oxidoreductase, which translates to MSTPKTALIIGASRGLGLGLVKQLLQDGWDVTATVRDPGKADALKAVGPVQIEKLDMDDQQAVIALSQRLKDRTFDLLFVNAGVKGPANQEPGHATLAEVGQLFFTNAVAPINLAQRFVGQIRKDSGVLAFMSSVLGSVTIPDGSDLALYKASKAALNSMTNSFITQLGDRKPTVLSLHPGWVKTDMGGENAHIDVETSVRGLVDQVNAYTGKGGHHFIDYKGDTIAW; encoded by the coding sequence ATGTCTACGCCAAAAACCGCACTGATTATCGGCGCTTCACGCGGGCTGGGCCTTGGCCTGGTCAAGCAACTGCTCCAGGACGGCTGGGATGTGACCGCCACCGTGCGCGACCCAGGCAAGGCCGATGCCCTGAAAGCCGTGGGCCCGGTGCAGATCGAGAAGCTCGACATGGACGATCAGCAAGCCGTGATCGCCCTGAGCCAACGCCTCAAGGACCGCACCTTCGACCTGCTGTTCGTCAACGCCGGCGTCAAAGGCCCGGCCAATCAGGAGCCTGGCCACGCCACCCTGGCGGAAGTCGGCCAACTGTTCTTCACCAATGCTGTGGCGCCGATCAACCTGGCCCAGCGGTTTGTCGGGCAGATCCGCAAAGACAGCGGCGTGCTGGCCTTCATGAGCTCGGTATTGGGCAGTGTGACCATCCCCGACGGTTCGGACCTGGCGCTGTACAAGGCCAGCAAAGCTGCGCTCAACTCCATGACCAACAGCTTTATCACGCAACTTGGTGACCGCAAGCCCACCGTATTGTCATTGCACCCGGGCTGGGTGAAGACCGACATGGGCGGTGAAAACGCGCATATCGACGTCGAGACCAGCGTGCGCGGCCTGGTCGACCAGGTGAACGCCTACACCGGCAAGGGCGGCCATCACTTCATCGACTACAAAGGCGACACCATCGCCTGGTAA
- a CDS encoding nucleobase:cation symporter-2 family protein, producing MPPESSSPSDLIYGLNDRPKPAPALLAALQHVLAAFVGIITPPLIIGSTLGLAAYLPYLISMALMVSGVGTFIQARRPFGIGAGMICLQGTSFAFLGAVLSAGFLVKQRGGSPEDIMAMIFGVCFFGAAVQIVLSRFIGQLRRVITPLVTGIVITLIGISLIKVGITDLGGGFNATDFGAPTNLALGLFVVLTIILLNRSNTPWVRLSAIIIGLAVGSLAAWFSGKLVPQALPDLPWVSLPIPFRFGFNFDWSAFLPIALIYLISSIETVGDLTANCMIARQPISGPSYISRLKGGVLGDGVSCMIAATFSAFPNTTFAQNNGVIQLTGVASRYVGLYIGVVLFCLGLFPLIGAVLQQIPKPVLGGATLVMFGSVAAAGVRILAQAPLDRRSMLIIATSFGVGLGIAAQPNLLHLMPTLVQNLFDSAITSGGLTAIVLCLLLPETKASATAANRTSESDTLEPL from the coding sequence ATGCCACCAGAATCCTCCAGCCCCAGCGACCTGATCTACGGCCTCAACGACCGGCCCAAACCCGCACCCGCACTGTTGGCCGCCCTGCAACATGTGCTGGCGGCTTTCGTCGGCATCATCACACCGCCGCTGATTATCGGCTCCACCCTGGGCCTTGCGGCCTACCTGCCCTACCTCATCAGCATGGCGCTGATGGTCTCCGGCGTAGGCACGTTCATCCAGGCACGTAGGCCATTTGGCATCGGCGCCGGCATGATCTGCCTGCAAGGCACCAGCTTTGCGTTTCTCGGCGCAGTGTTGTCGGCGGGGTTTCTGGTGAAGCAACGTGGCGGTAGCCCGGAAGACATCATGGCGATGATCTTCGGTGTGTGCTTTTTCGGTGCTGCGGTGCAAATCGTACTGAGCCGTTTTATTGGGCAACTCCGCCGAGTCATCACGCCGTTGGTGACCGGGATCGTGATTACACTGATCGGCATCAGCCTGATCAAAGTGGGCATCACCGACCTCGGCGGCGGATTCAACGCAACGGACTTCGGCGCGCCGACCAACCTGGCGCTGGGCCTGTTCGTGGTGCTCACGATCATCCTGCTCAATCGCTCGAATACGCCGTGGGTGCGCCTGTCGGCGATCATCATCGGACTGGCCGTGGGCAGCCTGGCGGCGTGGTTCAGCGGCAAACTGGTACCGCAGGCCTTGCCCGACTTGCCGTGGGTCAGCCTACCGATCCCGTTTCGCTTCGGTTTCAACTTCGACTGGAGCGCGTTCCTGCCGATCGCGCTGATTTATCTGATCAGCAGTATCGAAACCGTGGGCGACCTGACCGCCAACTGCATGATCGCCCGCCAACCTATCAGCGGCCCTTCTTATATAAGCCGACTCAAAGGCGGCGTATTGGGCGATGGGGTCAGTTGCATGATCGCCGCCACGTTCAGCGCATTCCCCAACACCACCTTCGCGCAGAACAACGGCGTGATCCAACTCACCGGCGTGGCCAGCCGTTACGTCGGCTTATATATCGGCGTCGTGCTGTTTTGCCTCGGTTTGTTTCCGCTGATTGGCGCGGTGCTGCAGCAAATCCCCAAACCGGTGTTGGGTGGCGCGACCCTGGTGATGTTCGGCAGTGTGGCCGCCGCCGGCGTGCGCATCCTCGCCCAGGCCCCGCTGGACCGTCGCAGCATGCTGATCATCGCGACTTCGTTTGGCGTCGGCCTGGGCATCGCCGCCCAACCGAACCTGCTGCATCTGATGCCAACCTTGGTGCAGAACCTGTTCGACTCGGCTATCACCAGCGGCGGGCTCACGGCCATCGTGTTGTGCCTCTTGTTGCCGGAAACCAAAGCGAGCGCCACTGCCGCAAACCGCACGTCGGAAAGCGACACGCTGGAACCGCTTTGA
- a CDS encoding IMPACT family protein, translating into MPFTLTGLCEFREEIRKSRFITLAAPITSPQEAQAFFEQHSDLNATHNCWAWKLADQYRSNDDGEPGGTAGRPILAAIEAQGFDQVAVLVIRWYGGIQLGTGGLARAYGGGANKCLQTAERIELISRVPLRCACGFSELNLVKLRVAELGGLVVEETFTANGVELQLALGQAHIDTLQTQLADLSRGRILLQR; encoded by the coding sequence ATGCCTTTCACGCTTACCGGTCTGTGCGAGTTTCGCGAAGAAATACGCAAAAGCCGCTTTATCACCCTCGCCGCTCCGATCACCAGCCCGCAGGAAGCCCAGGCGTTTTTCGAGCAGCACAGCGACTTGAACGCCACGCATAACTGCTGGGCCTGGAAGCTGGCCGATCAATACCGCAGCAATGATGACGGCGAACCCGGCGGCACCGCCGGGCGGCCGATCCTTGCGGCCATCGAGGCGCAAGGGTTTGATCAGGTCGCCGTATTGGTGATTCGCTGGTATGGCGGCATCCAGCTGGGCACCGGCGGCCTTGCACGTGCGTACGGTGGTGGCGCGAATAAATGCCTGCAAACCGCCGAGCGAATCGAGCTGATCAGCCGCGTGCCCCTGAGGTGTGCCTGTGGATTTTCCGAGTTGAACCTGGTCAAACTGCGCGTCGCTGAACTGGGCGGGCTGGTGGTCGAAGAAACCTTCACCGCCAACGGCGTCGAGCTGCAACTGGCCTTGGGCCAAGCCCATATCGACACCCTGCAAACACAACTCGCCGACCTCAGCCGTGGACGTATCCTGCTACAACGCTGA
- a CDS encoding TetR/AcrR family transcriptional regulator: MSLEVPAHSNPAGKPASRIRQKNEQAILQAAEDEFARHGYKGTSMNTIAASAGLPKANLHYYFTNKLGLYIAVLSNILELWDSTFNALTADDDPAVALTRYIRTKMEFSRRQLQASRIFAMEIISGGECLTEYFSQDYRAWFSGRAAVFQAWIDAGKMDPVDPVHLIFLLWGSTQHYADFATQICRVTGRTKLTKQDMEDAGTNLIHIILKGCGVKPAY, encoded by the coding sequence ATGAGCCTCGAAGTTCCTGCCCACAGCAACCCCGCCGGTAAACCCGCCAGCCGCATTCGGCAAAAGAACGAACAAGCGATTCTCCAGGCGGCTGAAGATGAATTCGCGCGCCATGGCTACAAAGGCACCAGCATGAACACCATTGCAGCCAGCGCCGGGCTGCCGAAGGCCAACTTGCACTACTACTTCACCAATAAGCTGGGCCTGTATATCGCGGTGCTCAGCAATATCCTGGAGTTGTGGGACAGTACCTTCAACGCCCTGACCGCCGATGACGACCCGGCGGTGGCGCTTACCCGCTACATTCGCACCAAGATGGAGTTCTCGCGGCGCCAGCTCCAGGCTTCGCGGATCTTTGCCATGGAGATCATCAGTGGCGGCGAATGCCTGACCGAATACTTCAGCCAGGACTACCGTGCCTGGTTCAGCGGCCGGGCCGCCGTGTTCCAAGCCTGGATCGACGCCGGCAAAATGGACCCGGTCGACCCGGTGCACCTGATCTTCCTGCTGTGGGGCAGTACCCAGCACTATGCCGACTTCGCCACCCAGATCTGCCGCGTCACCGGTCGCACCAAGCTGACCAAGCAGGACATGGAAGACGCCGGCACCAACCTGATCCACATCATTCTCAAGGGCTGTGGCGTCAAGCCGGCCTACTGA